One genomic region from Cetobacterium sp. 8H encodes:
- the cysK gene encoding cysteine synthase A encodes MIYENILDFIGNTPIFKLKKMVDNQCADLYIKLEKYNLTGSVKDRAALSMIEKAEQQGILHKNSIIVEPTSGNTGIALAMIGKIKGYKVIIIMPETMSEERKQIIKAYGAELILTEGSKGMTGAISKALELAKDNTNYFIPQQFSNKNNPLKHYETTAIEILDDIPDLDAFVAGIGTGGTIVGVGKKLKEINKNIQIIGVEPMESPVFSGGKPGSHKIQGIGAGFIPEIYNFEYIDEIIKITSEEAINTAKQLLEKEGIFVGISSGASVCAALKVAHKLGKGKKVLALSPDGGEKYISMNIMG; translated from the coding sequence ATGATTTATGAAAATATTCTGGATTTTATAGGAAATACTCCTATATTTAAGTTAAAAAAAATGGTTGATAATCAATGTGCTGATCTTTATATTAAGTTAGAGAAATATAACTTAACTGGAAGTGTAAAAGATAGAGCTGCTTTAAGTATGATTGAAAAAGCTGAACAACAAGGAATACTACATAAAAATAGTATCATAGTAGAACCTACTAGTGGGAATACAGGAATAGCTCTTGCTATGATTGGAAAAATAAAAGGTTATAAAGTTATAATCATCATGCCTGAAACTATGAGTGAAGAAAGAAAACAAATTATAAAAGCTTATGGAGCTGAACTAATCTTAACAGAAGGATCTAAAGGAATGACAGGAGCTATCTCTAAAGCTTTAGAATTGGCAAAAGATAATACAAACTATTTTATTCCTCAACAGTTTTCAAATAAAAACAATCCTTTAAAACATTACGAAACTACTGCAATAGAGATTTTAGATGATATTCCAGACTTGGATGCTTTTGTTGCAGGTATTGGTACTGGAGGAACAATTGTAGGAGTAGGTAAGAAATTAAAAGAGATAAATAAAAATATACAAATTATAGGTGTTGAGCCTATGGAGTCCCCTGTTTTTTCAGGGGGAAAACCTGGTTCTCATAAAATTCAAGGTATTGGTGCTGGATTTATTCCTGAAATATATAACTTTGAGTATATAGATGAAATTATTAAAATAACAAGTGAAGAGGCAATAAATACAGCTAAACAACTTCTAGAAAAAGAGGGTATTTTTGTTGGTATTTCTTCAGGGGCTAGTGTTTGTGCAGCTTTAAAGGTGGCTCATAAGCTAGGTAAAGGAAAAAAAGTATTGGCTCTATCTCCAGATGGAGGAGAAAAGTATATCTCTATGAATATAATGGGGTAA
- a CDS encoding replication initiation protein: MNDFSIFKKFTTTDNSIYIEFSKKLNKKERDFFNIVDLKLPKLITTKDFLCKIFDLKKESSSEELQNALTRLSHKEIIITSKSLNFYYKLKPISSFFMFNETISINFSPEIYCSFHTKNDLEILNLNKILKFKEKYSYRLFQHLKTIKNESLYIEIETLRSIFEIENSYDRFFDIEKNLLKPILKDLETIANLNLTYDKVKNGVNKNSKILGLTFKKINLKISSPKESEPVYRSTKLFKNLFELHTEILNIFKKFKDEESYNYGYYFNSKLLIKIYNLKNNDTFLYEEKNMTIRIHYQKDDLSTLEIFLKK, encoded by the coding sequence ATGAATGATTTTTCTATTTTTAAGAAATTTACAACTACAGACAACTCTATATATATAGAATTTTCTAAAAAATTAAATAAAAAAGAGCGTGATTTTTTTAATATTGTAGATTTAAAACTCCCAAAATTAATAACGACTAAAGATTTTTTATGTAAAATTTTTGATTTAAAAAAAGAATCGAGTTCTGAAGAATTACAAAACGCCTTAACAAGATTATCACATAAAGAGATTATTATCACTTCTAAAAGTCTAAATTTTTATTACAAACTAAAACCTATCTCTTCTTTTTTTATGTTTAATGAAACTATTAGTATAAATTTCTCTCCTGAAATTTATTGTTCTTTTCATACAAAAAATGATTTAGAAATTTTAAACCTTAATAAAATTTTAAAATTTAAAGAAAAATACTCTTATAGATTATTCCAACATTTAAAAACTATAAAAAATGAATCTCTTTACATTGAGATAGAAACTTTACGTTCAATTTTTGAAATAGAAAATAGTTACGATCGTTTCTTTGATATTGAAAAAAATCTTCTTAAGCCAATATTAAAAGATTTAGAAACTATTGCTAATTTAAATTTAACTTATGACAAAGTAAAAAATGGTGTTAACAAAAATTCAAAAATACTTGGCCTTACTTTTAAAAAAATAAATTTAAAAATTTCTTCCCCAAAAGAGAGTGAACCTGTTTATCGTTCAACAAAACTTTTTAAAAATCTTTTTGAGCTTCATACTGAAATCTTGAATATTTTTAAAAAATTTAAAGATGAAGAATCTTATAATTATGGTTACTATTTCAATTCAAAACTTTTAATTAAAATATATAATTTAAAAAATAACGATACTTTTTTGTATGAAGAAAAAAATATGACCATTAGAATACACTATCAAAAAGACGATTTATCAACACTTGAAATTTTTCTAAAAAAATAA
- a CDS encoding PTS lactose/cellobiose transporter subunit IIA produces MDIEAIAMGIVGNAGESRSLSYEALKEAKKGNFDKAEELLAEAKNKMYKAHSIQTELICSEADGEKIEVNLLLVHAQDHLMNSILAKELIEELVYLHKEIKEVK; encoded by the coding sequence GTGGATATTGAAGCTATTGCAATGGGAATTGTTGGAAATGCAGGAGAAAGTAGAAGTTTATCATATGAAGCACTTAAAGAAGCTAAAAAAGGAAACTTTGATAAAGCAGAAGAGTTATTAGCAGAAGCTAAAAATAAGATGTATAAAGCTCATAGTATTCAGACAGAATTGATATGTAGTGAAGCGGATGGAGAAAAAATAGAGGTGAATTTATTACTTGTTCATGCACAAGATCATTTGATGAATTCAATTTTAGCAAAAGAGCTTATAGAAGAATTAGTATACCTACATAAAGAGATAAAAGAGGTGAAATAA
- a CDS encoding N(4)-(beta-N-acetylglucosaminyl)-L-asparaginase, translated as MKTWGMIATWRMAIEGVTLGSEMLKNGEKCQDALEKAVIFVEDYPFYKSVGYGGLPNEECEVELDAAFMDGKTLSIGAVASIKDFKNPISIARKLSADRYNIFLVGAGAESYAHKNGFVRQNMLTERARKTWELRVKEIREKNLSPYDGHDTVCMIAIDQEKDMAVATSTSGLFMKKKGRVGDSPVSGSGFYVDNEIGGAAATGLGEDIMKGCLSYEVVQRMKKGETPQKAAQGAVDDFSKELIKRRGKAGEISIVALNNRGEWGIGTNVEFTFCAATPTEQPKVYIATPVNGEVKIEIASEEYMRAYKEKIQRGI; from the coding sequence ATGAAAACTTGGGGAATGATAGCAACTTGGAGAATGGCTATAGAGGGTGTAACGCTAGGTTCAGAAATGTTAAAAAATGGTGAAAAATGTCAAGATGCTTTAGAAAAAGCAGTTATATTTGTAGAGGACTATCCATTTTATAAATCAGTAGGTTATGGTGGACTTCCAAATGAAGAGTGCGAAGTAGAATTAGATGCAGCATTCATGGATGGAAAAACACTTTCAATAGGAGCCGTAGCTTCAATAAAAGATTTTAAAAATCCAATTTCAATAGCAAGAAAATTAAGTGCAGATAGATATAATATATTTTTAGTTGGGGCAGGAGCAGAATCATATGCCCACAAAAATGGTTTTGTGAGACAGAATATGTTGACTGAAAGAGCTAGAAAAACTTGGGAGTTAAGAGTAAAAGAGATAAGAGAAAAGAATCTGTCACCTTATGATGGGCATGATACTGTATGCATGATTGCAATAGATCAAGAAAAAGATATGGCAGTAGCAACATCGACAAGTGGTCTATTCATGAAGAAAAAAGGAAGAGTAGGGGATTCGCCAGTTTCTGGATCAGGATTTTATGTTGATAACGAGATTGGAGGAGCAGCAGCAACTGGTCTTGGTGAGGATATAATGAAGGGATGTTTATCATATGAGGTAGTTCAAAGAATGAAGAAAGGTGAAACACCTCAAAAAGCTGCACAAGGAGCAGTGGATGATTTTAGCAAAGAGCTTATAAAAAGAAGAGGAAAAGCGGGAGAAATCTCAATAGTAGCTTTAAATAATAGGGGAGAGTGGGGAATAGGAACAAATGTAGAATTTACGTTTTGTGCAGCAACACCTACCGAGCAGCCTAAAGTATATATAGCAACGCCAGTAAATGGAGAAGTGAAGATAGAAATAGCATCTGAAGAGTATATGAGAGCATATAAAGAAAAAATTCAAAGGGGGATATAA
- the celB gene encoding PTS cellobiose transporter subunit IIC, which yields MSKLIEILEEKLVPVASWIGSNKHINGIRRAFILMMPLLMIGSIFLMIAAFPLPAYQKFMLETFGPNWKSVLDIPVDATFSLIAVYVAFLVAQQLANQYKLDSVAAGLLSLASFLILTPLTKVEGVGSVLTFNWLGSKGMFVAMVIGIFTVSIFRFFVNRNILIKMPDGVPPEVIKSFEALIPGTVILSLALLLRITMMNTEYGTIHDFIYKMLALPLRALGTSFIGSLMTVFAISILWSVGINSGSMVNGFVRPFWLENQIDNINALKEGLPLPHIITEQFFDMIWMGGAGATLSLLLAVGIFAKSRHIKSVGAIGAVPGIFNINEPILFGMPIILNPIMLIPFNVVPLVMVTTQYLAMSIGLVSKPLGVAFPWPTPAVISGFLTVGDLSGAMIQIVNLIIGAMIYLPFLRIIDKASKYEEDKVAEFEKEEEANKELKTI from the coding sequence ATGAGTAAATTAATTGAAATTCTAGAAGAAAAATTAGTACCAGTAGCATCTTGGATAGGTAGTAACAAGCATATCAATGGAATAAGAAGAGCCTTTATTTTAATGATGCCTTTACTTATGATAGGTTCTATCTTTTTAATGATAGCAGCTTTTCCATTACCAGCTTACCAAAAATTTATGTTAGAGACTTTTGGTCCAAATTGGAAATCAGTATTAGATATACCAGTGGATGCAACATTTTCATTGATTGCTGTATATGTAGCTTTTCTAGTAGCTCAGCAATTAGCTAATCAATATAAATTAGATAGTGTTGCTGCAGGCTTATTGTCATTAGCATCTTTTTTAATTCTTACTCCTTTAACAAAGGTAGAGGGTGTGGGATCTGTTTTAACATTTAACTGGTTAGGAAGCAAGGGAATGTTTGTTGCAATGGTTATAGGTATATTTACAGTAAGCATCTTCAGATTCTTTGTAAACAGAAATATTTTAATTAAAATGCCAGATGGGGTTCCACCAGAAGTTATAAAGTCTTTTGAAGCACTAATTCCAGGAACAGTAATTTTATCATTAGCACTACTTTTAAGAATAACTATGATGAATACAGAATATGGAACGATTCATGATTTTATATATAAAATGTTAGCACTTCCATTAAGAGCTTTAGGAACATCATTTATAGGGTCTTTAATGACTGTATTTGCAATCTCTATTCTATGGTCAGTTGGAATAAATAGTGGTTCAATGGTAAACGGATTTGTAAGACCATTTTGGTTAGAAAATCAAATTGACAATATAAATGCTTTAAAAGAGGGATTGCCATTACCACACATCATAACAGAGCAATTTTTCGATATGATCTGGATGGGTGGAGCAGGAGCAACATTGTCATTATTGCTAGCTGTAGGAATTTTTGCAAAAAGTAGACATATAAAAAGTGTAGGAGCAATTGGTGCAGTTCCAGGAATATTCAATATAAATGAGCCAATTTTATTTGGAATGCCAATAATATTAAACCCAATAATGTTAATACCTTTCAACGTAGTGCCTTTAGTTATGGTAACAACTCAATATTTAGCAATGTCAATTGGACTGGTTTCAAAGCCGTTAGGAGTAGCTTTTCCATGGCCAACACCAGCAGTTATAAGTGGTTTTTTAACAGTTGGAGATTTATCAGGAGCAATGATTCAAATTGTTAATCTAATTATAGGGGCTATGATATACTTGCCTTTCTTAAGAATAATAGATAAAGCGAGTAAGTATGAAGAGGATAAAGTAGCTGAATTTGAAAAAGAAGAAGAAGCAAATAAAGAATTAAAAACTATATAG
- a CDS encoding PTS sugar transporter subunit IIB yields the protein MKKILLLCSAGMSTSIIVKKMLEAADKKGLEVEIKAMGLEMFQENLGNYDIFLLGPQVKFKRDELNKIAQEKGKRVEVINPMDYGMMKGDKILEFALNLID from the coding sequence ATGAAAAAAATATTATTGTTATGTTCGGCAGGAATGTCAACGAGTATTATAGTAAAAAAAATGCTGGAAGCAGCAGATAAAAAAGGTTTAGAAGTAGAAATAAAAGCTATGGGGTTAGAGATGTTCCAAGAGAATTTAGGAAATTACGATATATTTTTATTAGGACCACAGGTAAAGTTCAAAAGGGATGAACTTAATAAGATAGCTCAAGAAAAAGGGAAAAGAGTAGAAGTAATAAATCCAATGGATTATGGAATGATGAAAGGGGACAAAATTTTAGAATTTGCTTTAAATTTAATAGATTAA